Proteins encoded by one window of Hafnia alvei:
- a CDS encoding flagellar protein FlhE, with protein MKRVISLALLMISSGCASAAGGSWSADSTGATLSHKGVSVTSRSLSPSVGIPAGATIQDVVWRYQLLNPAPAGLAVQLCSPLRCFWLDSANGQSSALQGESAASPLTMTLQIPGKGVIYPPVRVVSQQVIVNYR; from the coding sequence ATGAAACGCGTAATCTCACTCGCTCTTTTGATGATCTCATCCGGTTGTGCCAGCGCCGCGGGCGGTAGTTGGTCGGCGGATAGCACTGGTGCAACGCTCAGCCATAAGGGCGTAAGCGTCACGTCACGTTCGTTAAGTCCTTCGGTGGGAATTCCTGCTGGAGCCACGATTCAAGATGTGGTTTGGCGTTATCAACTGCTCAATCCTGCGCCAGCAGGATTAGCAGTACAGCTTTGCTCTCCGCTACGTTGCTTTTGGCTGGACAGTGCCAATGGACAAAGCTCTGCGCTACAAGGCGAATCCGCCGCATCTCCGCTGACGATGACGCTACAAATCCCGGGCAAAGGCGTGATTTACCCACCGGTGCGTGTGGTGAGTCAGCAGGTGATTGTGAATTATCGCTGA
- the norW gene encoding NADH:flavorubredoxin reductase NorW, which produces MAENHPVIIVGSGHAGLQLARNVRRLQPTSGLVMICADDGVDYAKPQLSHAFSQQQSAEQLTRKTAQELRQELKMMLLTEQRVEEIHPAEQTIVVNGRTLAYSKLVLATGARAFVPPVAGDASDDIKTLNSLQEYRHLRERMMQGERVLVLGGGLIGTEIAHDLAVAGKQVSVCDPSAQLLANLLPEFAAQRLAETLQTLSCELLLNNTLEMLQRLPHGVRATFTNGEAREFDHVICAAGLRPNSELAAQAGLNVERGIVVDSQLRTSDPDIYALGDVAQIDGRLWPFLQPISQCAAALAKTIAGEPTHVTLPVMPVNVKTPRFPLQLAGETRAADVDWQIEQDADSLLAKAYRDEKLVGYIAGGTAQMQGLALLRQLSI; this is translated from the coding sequence ATGGCTGAGAATCATCCTGTCATTATTGTTGGAAGTGGTCATGCAGGGCTGCAACTGGCGCGCAATGTGCGCCGGTTACAGCCGACCTCAGGGTTAGTGATGATTTGCGCCGATGACGGCGTAGATTACGCCAAACCGCAGCTGAGCCATGCTTTTAGCCAGCAACAAAGCGCAGAGCAGTTGACGCGCAAAACCGCTCAGGAACTGCGCCAAGAGCTAAAAATGATGCTGCTCACCGAACAGCGCGTTGAGGAAATTCATCCCGCGGAACAAACGATTGTGGTCAACGGTCGTACGTTGGCCTATAGCAAACTGGTTTTAGCCACGGGGGCTCGCGCTTTTGTTCCTCCGGTAGCGGGAGATGCGAGTGATGACATCAAAACGCTCAACAGCCTGCAAGAATATCGCCACCTGCGTGAACGAATGATGCAAGGCGAGCGAGTTTTGGTGCTCGGCGGTGGTTTGATCGGCACTGAAATTGCGCACGATCTCGCCGTTGCGGGTAAACAGGTTAGCGTATGCGATCCTTCCGCGCAGCTTCTGGCGAATCTTTTGCCTGAGTTTGCCGCGCAGCGACTGGCAGAAACGTTACAAACGCTATCTTGCGAGCTTTTGCTGAACAACACGTTGGAGATGCTACAGCGTCTGCCTCACGGCGTGCGAGCGACTTTCACTAACGGAGAAGCTCGTGAGTTCGACCATGTTATTTGTGCCGCAGGCCTACGCCCAAATAGCGAGCTTGCCGCACAGGCGGGGCTGAACGTTGAACGCGGCATTGTGGTTGATAGCCAGCTTCGTACCTCCGATCCCGATATTTACGCCTTGGGTGATGTGGCGCAGATCGATGGTCGCTTATGGCCGTTCTTACAGCCGATTTCGCAGTGTGCCGCCGCGTTGGCTAAAACGATCGCGGGTGAACCGACCCACGTCACGCTGCCGGTGATGCCAGTCAATGTAAAAACGCCGCGTTTCCCGCTACAGCTAGCGGGGGAAACACGGGCTGCCGACGTAGATTGGCAGATAGAACAGGATGCCGACAGCCTGCTGGCAAAGGCCTATCGCGACGAAAAATTAGTGGGTTATATCGCGGGCGGTACCGCTCAAATGCAAGGTTTGGCGCTGCTGCGTCAGCTCTCAATATAA
- the flgC gene encoding flagellar basal body rod protein FlgC: MSMLNIFNISGSALAAQSQRMNVAASNMANADSVTGPDGEPYRAKQVVFEVQAAPGQETGGVKVSQLVDDPSPERLVYQPGNPLADAKGYVRMPNVDVVGEMVNSIAASRSYQANVEVLNTTKSLMMKTLTLGQ; encoded by the coding sequence ATGTCGATGCTCAACATTTTTAATATTTCCGGTTCGGCGCTAGCGGCTCAGTCGCAGCGTATGAACGTGGCGGCCAGCAACATGGCCAACGCCGACAGCGTAACCGGACCTGACGGCGAGCCATACCGCGCCAAGCAGGTGGTATTTGAAGTTCAGGCTGCGCCAGGGCAGGAAACCGGCGGAGTGAAAGTCTCGCAGCTGGTGGACGATCCGTCGCCAGAGCGTTTGGTGTACCAACCGGGTAATCCGTTAGCCGATGCCAAAGGGTATGTGCGGATGCCTAACGTTGACGTTGTTGGGGAAATGGTGAACTCCATCGCCGCCTCACGCAGCTATCAGGCAAACGTCGAAGTCCTCAACACCACCAAATCGTTAATGATGAAAACATTAACGCTTGGCCAATAA
- the norV gene encoding anaerobic nitric oxide reductase flavorubredoxin produces MAIQVKNNVYWVGKQDWELREFHGSEYSTHKGSSYNSYLIKEEKNVLIDTVWTPYAAEFVANLEREIDLDKIDYIIANHAESDHSGALPALMAKIPNTPIYCTANGVNSIKGHYHQDWNFRVVKTGDSIDIGNGKKLVFVEAPMLHWPDSMMTYMTEDALLFSNDAFGQHLASACLFNDEIDQNELYNECIKYYANILTPFSKLVTKKIEEVLSLNLPLDMICTSHGIIWRDNPAQIVENYLKWADSYQENQITLIYDTMWNGTRTMSEAIARGIRQADPSVVVKQFNLANSDKNDVLTEVFKSKGILVGSPTVNNVMLPQVAGLLEEMQGLRFTGKAAAAFGSHGWSGGAVDRISSRLQDCGFMMMRGIKAEWKPTEDAVAQCEAFGAEFARQLGAPACCDSGCAGAEKSSSGKWICRTCSWVYDPELGEPNQGVPAGTAWEDVPDSFLCPVCLMGKDDFYPAD; encoded by the coding sequence ATGGCTATTCAGGTAAAAAACAACGTCTACTGGGTTGGTAAACAAGACTGGGAACTGCGCGAGTTTCACGGCAGCGAATACTCGACTCACAAAGGCTCTAGCTACAACAGCTATCTGATTAAAGAAGAAAAGAACGTTCTGATCGATACCGTCTGGACACCTTACGCCGCCGAATTTGTGGCGAATTTAGAGCGTGAAATCGATCTCGATAAAATTGATTACATCATTGCCAACCACGCAGAAAGCGACCACAGCGGCGCATTGCCTGCGCTGATGGCCAAAATTCCGAACACCCCCATTTACTGCACCGCCAACGGCGTGAACTCCATCAAAGGTCATTATCACCAAGACTGGAATTTCCGCGTGGTAAAAACCGGCGATTCTATTGATATCGGCAATGGCAAAAAATTAGTGTTCGTTGAAGCGCCAATGCTGCATTGGCCAGACAGCATGATGACGTACATGACGGAAGACGCTCTGCTGTTTAGTAACGACGCTTTTGGCCAGCATCTCGCCAGTGCGTGTTTGTTCAATGACGAAATTGACCAAAACGAACTGTATAACGAATGCATCAAGTACTACGCCAATATCCTGACGCCGTTCAGCAAACTGGTCACGAAAAAGATTGAAGAGGTGTTATCACTGAATTTGCCGCTCGATATGATCTGTACTTCGCACGGCATTATCTGGCGCGATAATCCGGCGCAAATCGTTGAAAACTATCTCAAATGGGCAGACAGCTATCAGGAAAACCAAATTACCCTGATTTACGACACCATGTGGAACGGCACGCGCACCATGTCTGAGGCGATTGCTCGCGGTATTCGTCAGGCCGATCCTAGCGTGGTGGTCAAACAGTTCAATCTGGCAAACTCAGATAAGAATGACGTACTGACCGAAGTGTTTAAATCCAAAGGGATTTTAGTTGGATCTCCAACGGTCAATAACGTGATGCTGCCGCAGGTGGCAGGGTTACTAGAAGAGATGCAGGGCCTGCGCTTTACCGGCAAAGCCGCGGCGGCGTTTGGTAGCCACGGCTGGAGCGGTGGTGCCGTCGACCGTATCTCTTCGCGCCTGCAAGATTGCGGATTTATGATGATGCGCGGTATCAAAGCAGAGTGGAAACCGACTGAAGACGCGGTTGCTCAGTGTGAAGCCTTTGGCGCTGAATTTGCCCGCCAGCTTGGTGCTCCAGCATGTTGTGACAGCGGTTGCGCAGGCGCAGAAAAATCCTCTTCAGGTAAATGGATCTGCCGCACCTGTTCATGGGTTTACGATCCTGAACTGGGTGAGCCAAATCAGGGCGTTCCGGCCGGTACCGCATGGGAAGATGTGCCAGACAGTTTCCTCTGCCCAGTGTGCCTGATGGGTAAAGACGACTTCTATCCTGCCGATTGA
- a CDS encoding DUF1971 domain-containing protein has translation MFKIPANYHVTRSTPFFNRQTVPAALLSHHNTKAGVYGRLSVMQGAVKYYGFANEQAQTPEIEVTINAGQFGVSPPQYWHKVELLTEDTYFNLDFFAQDSADAEKSDLTKVVDC, from the coding sequence ATGTTCAAGATCCCAGCAAACTATCATGTTACTCGTAGCACACCGTTCTTCAATCGCCAGACCGTACCTGCGGCGCTGCTAAGCCACCACAACACCAAAGCCGGGGTGTATGGCCGACTTTCTGTGATGCAGGGCGCGGTCAAATATTATGGTTTTGCCAACGAACAGGCGCAGACGCCAGAAATTGAAGTCACTATCAATGCAGGCCAATTTGGCGTTTCACCGCCGCAATACTGGCACAAAGTCGAGCTGCTGACCGAAGACACCTATTTCAATTTGGATTTCTTCGCTCAAGATAGCGCGGATGCCGAGAAGAGCGATTTAACCAAAGTGGTTGATTGCTAA
- the flhB gene encoding flagellar biosynthesis protein FlhB — MSEDSDLEKTEDPTSHKLEKAREKGQVPRSRELTSMLMLAAGISILLIGGEHLARQLSAMISQGLQFDQLLISNDKQMLRQLGNLLQQAVAALMPVLLGLMMVGWAAPMLIGGFFFNPGSIKFDLSKMSLLSGLKRLFSSQALAELLKGVLKVVLVSWVAGWFIWHYWGQMLALIAESPLDAMGDALHLIGMCGLLIVLGLVPMVAFDVFYQIWSNINKLKMTKQEIKDEFKEQEGDPHVKGRIRQQQRAAARRRMMSDVPKADVIVTNPTHYAVALQYQENKMSAPKVLAKGAGEIALRIKELGNQHRIPQLEAPPLARALYKHSEIGHHIPATLYAAVAEVLAWVYQLKRWQKEGGLAPKKPQNLPVPEALDFAGEKTTDE, encoded by the coding sequence GTGTCAGAAGATAGCGATCTAGAAAAAACAGAAGACCCCACATCCCACAAACTTGAAAAAGCACGTGAGAAGGGGCAAGTACCGCGTTCACGTGAGCTCACCTCGATGCTGATGCTGGCGGCGGGTATTTCTATTCTATTGATCGGCGGAGAGCATTTGGCGCGCCAGCTTTCGGCGATGATTTCGCAGGGCTTACAGTTCGACCAGCTATTAATAAGCAATGACAAACAGATGTTGCGCCAGCTTGGCAACTTATTGCAGCAGGCCGTGGCGGCGCTCATGCCCGTGCTGTTGGGGTTGATGATGGTCGGCTGGGCCGCGCCGATGCTGATCGGCGGTTTTTTCTTTAATCCGGGTTCGATCAAGTTTGATTTAAGCAAGATGAGTCTGCTGTCGGGATTAAAGCGCTTGTTTTCCAGCCAGGCACTAGCGGAGTTGTTGAAAGGCGTGCTGAAGGTGGTTCTGGTTAGCTGGGTTGCCGGGTGGTTTATCTGGCATTACTGGGGACAAATGCTGGCCTTAATTGCAGAGTCGCCACTCGACGCGATGGGTGATGCGCTGCATCTGATTGGGATGTGCGGGTTGTTGATTGTATTAGGGCTGGTGCCGATGGTGGCGTTCGACGTCTTCTACCAGATCTGGAGCAACATCAACAAACTCAAAATGACCAAGCAGGAAATCAAAGACGAATTTAAAGAACAAGAGGGCGATCCCCATGTGAAGGGACGCATTCGCCAGCAACAACGTGCTGCCGCGCGTCGCCGCATGATGAGCGATGTACCTAAGGCCGATGTGATTGTGACCAACCCGACACACTATGCGGTGGCCTTGCAGTATCAGGAAAACAAAATGAGCGCTCCAAAAGTGTTAGCGAAAGGGGCCGGAGAAATCGCGCTACGTATCAAAGAGCTGGGGAATCAGCATCGAATCCCTCAGCTAGAAGCACCGCCGCTCGCCCGTGCGCTCTATAAACACAGCGAGATTGGACACCATATTCCCGCCACGCTTTACGCCGCGGTTGCCGAAGTTTTAGCGTGGGTCTACCAGCTAAAACGTTGGCAGAAAGAGGGCGGTTTAGCACCGAAGAAACCACAAAACTTGCCAGTGCCGGAAGCACTGGATTTTGCCGGAGAGAAGACCACCGATGAGTAA
- the flgB gene encoding flagellar basal body rod protein FlgB: protein MLDKLDAALRFQQEALNLRAQRQEILAANIANADTPGFQARDIDFSSQLTRAIEQGRVNGSGVSLTTTSSRHIPAQNFQPPELDMLYRVPDQPSLDGNTVDMDRERTEFADNSLRYQTDLTVISGQIKSMMSVLQQG from the coding sequence ATGCTCGATAAACTGGATGCTGCGTTACGTTTTCAGCAAGAAGCTTTAAACCTACGCGCACAGCGTCAGGAAATCCTGGCTGCCAATATCGCCAATGCTGATACCCCTGGCTTTCAAGCCAGAGATATTGATTTTTCATCACAGCTCACGCGAGCCATTGAACAAGGCCGAGTGAACGGCAGTGGTGTCTCTCTTACCACGACTTCCAGCCGTCATATCCCAGCTCAGAATTTCCAGCCGCCTGAACTGGACATGCTTTACCGCGTGCCCGATCAGCCTTCGCTGGATGGCAATACCGTAGATATGGATCGTGAACGTACAGAGTTCGCTGATAACAGTCTGCGTTACCAAACCGATCTCACCGTTATCAGCGGGCAGATCAAAAGCATGATGTCTGTGTTGCAACAAGGATAA
- a CDS encoding flagella synthesis protein FlgN — protein sequence MPGTLDVLQHMLDTLKTLEVELENEQSLLCAGRVDAVRLQAATLEKENLLATLRHQEQHRHNTGDQAPYSEDAELSTLWQNIMDLTKRLHDMNQHNGMLLNQHLTRNQGALDTLKSRHGQSLYGPDGQAQSGMITGRKLSI from the coding sequence ATGCCCGGAACGTTAGACGTGCTGCAACACATGTTGGACACCCTGAAAACGCTTGAAGTTGAGCTTGAAAACGAACAGTCACTATTGTGTGCCGGTCGTGTAGACGCAGTGCGTTTACAGGCCGCCACGTTAGAAAAAGAGAATCTGCTCGCCACGCTTCGCCATCAGGAACAGCATCGTCATAATACCGGCGATCAAGCCCCCTATTCAGAAGATGCCGAACTTTCCACGCTGTGGCAAAACATCATGGATCTCACCAAGAGATTACACGATATGAACCAGCACAACGGCATGCTGCTTAACCAACACCTCACTCGCAATCAAGGCGCACTGGATACGCTGAAAAGCCGTCATGGCCAGTCGCTGTATGGCCCTGATGGACAAGCGCAAAGCGGGATGATTACGGGTAGAAAGTTGAGTATTTAG
- the efeB gene encoding iron uptake transporter deferrochelatase/peroxidase subunit, whose protein sequence is MSGKGCPITGLTGEAEMPSRRRLLLGAGALSGALVLGGAVKADTGTKPLATDKSPENARWQKQPFYGEHQAGVLTPQQASAMLVAFDVLATNAQDLQRLMKLLTERIAFLTHGGEAPHADAKLPPMDSGIMGPDIYPDNLTITVSVGDSLFDQRFGLAALKPLQLQKMTRFPNDSLDAAICHGDLLLQICSNSNDSVIHALRDIIKYTPDLLSVRWRREGFISTHAAQSHGKETPINLLGFKDGTANPNADDKPLMNDIVWVSADQKEPAWAVGGSYQAVRIIRFRVEFWDRTPLQEQQTIFGRDKASGAPLGMTHEHDEPDYTQDPEGKVIPLDAHIRLANPRTQETHSSLMMRRGYSYSQGVSNSGQLDMGLLFVCYQHDLDKGFITVQKRLNGEALEEYIKPIGGGYFFVLPGVKDKNHYLGEGLFQKI, encoded by the coding sequence ATGAGTGGTAAAGGATGCCCGATCACCGGGCTGACAGGGGAGGCCGAAATGCCTTCCCGCCGCCGTTTACTGTTAGGCGCTGGCGCATTAAGCGGCGCCTTGGTATTAGGTGGAGCAGTGAAGGCCGATACCGGCACCAAACCGTTAGCGACGGATAAATCCCCCGAGAATGCGCGCTGGCAGAAGCAGCCTTTCTATGGGGAACACCAGGCTGGCGTACTGACGCCGCAGCAGGCTTCAGCCATGCTGGTGGCTTTTGACGTGCTGGCGACGAATGCTCAAGATTTACAACGCTTAATGAAACTGCTCACCGAGCGGATTGCCTTTTTGACGCACGGCGGCGAAGCCCCGCACGCAGATGCCAAATTGCCACCGATGGATTCCGGCATCATGGGGCCGGACATTTATCCTGATAATTTGACGATTACCGTGTCAGTAGGGGATTCCCTGTTCGATCAGCGTTTTGGCTTGGCTGCGCTCAAGCCGCTTCAATTGCAAAAAATGACGCGTTTCCCTAATGACTCGCTGGATGCGGCGATCTGTCACGGCGACCTGTTGCTCCAAATTTGCAGCAACAGCAACGACAGCGTGATCCACGCACTGCGCGACATTATCAAATACACGCCCGACTTACTCAGCGTGCGCTGGCGGCGGGAGGGCTTCATCTCAACCCATGCGGCACAAAGCCATGGCAAAGAAACGCCGATCAATCTTCTGGGTTTCAAAGATGGTACGGCAAACCCAAACGCCGACGACAAGCCTCTGATGAACGACATTGTGTGGGTCAGCGCTGACCAAAAAGAACCAGCATGGGCGGTGGGCGGCAGCTATCAGGCGGTGCGGATTATTCGTTTCCGCGTGGAGTTTTGGGATCGCACACCGCTGCAAGAGCAGCAAACAATTTTCGGTCGTGATAAAGCGAGCGGCGCGCCACTCGGCATGACGCATGAACACGATGAACCGGATTACACTCAGGATCCTGAGGGAAAAGTGATTCCGCTGGATGCGCATATTCGTCTGGCTAATCCTCGCACTCAAGAAACGCACAGCAGCTTAATGATGCGTCGGGGCTACAGCTATTCACAGGGCGTATCCAATTCCGGCCAGTTGGATATGGGATTGCTGTTTGTGTGCTATCAGCACGATCTGGATAAAGGCTTTATTACCGTGCAAAAACGCCTGAACGGCGAAGCGTTAGAGGAATATATCAAACCGATCGGTGGTGGATATTTCTTTGTTCTACCTGGAGTGAAAGATAAAAATCACTATCTGGGCGAGGGACTGTTCCAGAAGATTTAG
- the flhA gene encoding flagellar biosynthesis protein FlhA — protein MSNLAALLRIQGMNGAQWKVLAGPILILMILSMMVLPLPPFILDLLFTFNIALSIMVLLVAMFTQRTLEFAAFPTILLFSTLLRLSLNVASTRVILLDGHTGGAAAGRVIEAFGHFLVGGNFAIGIVVFIILVLINFMVITKGAGRIAEVGARFVLDGMPGKQMAIDADLNAGLIGEDEAKKRRSEVTQEADFYGSMDGASKFVRGDAVAGLMIMALNVVGGLLVGVIQHGMPVGQAAETYTLLTIGDGLVAQIPALVISTAAGVIVTRVSTDQDVGEQMVNQLFSNPRVMILSASVLGLLGLVPGMPNLVFLLFTAALLGIAYWISKREGRAAPSQAEQAIPEAPPVVEATWEDVQLEDPLGLEVGYRLIPMVDFQQNGELLGRIRSIRKKFAQTMGFLPPVVHIRDNLELSPSGYRILLKGIEAGRGEAHPGRWLAINPGSAAGTLEGEATVDPAFGLPAIWIDNALREQAQIQGFTVVEASTVVATHLNHLVGNHASELFGRQEAQQLLERVTQEMPKLTDDLIPGTVTLTTLHKVLQNLLAEKVSIRDMRTIIETLSEHAPTQSDPYELTSVIRVALGRAITQQWFPGEGEIQVIGLDTPLERLLLQALQGGGGLEPGLADRLLEQAQQALQRQELLGAPPVLLVNHALRPLLARFLHRSLPQLVVLSNMEISDNRQIRMTSTIGSA, from the coding sequence ATGAGTAATTTGGCTGCGTTATTACGCATACAGGGAATGAATGGAGCCCAGTGGAAGGTGCTGGCTGGCCCAATCCTGATCCTGATGATCCTTTCCATGATGGTGCTACCGCTGCCGCCATTCATTCTAGATTTATTGTTTACCTTCAACATTGCGCTGTCGATTATGGTGCTGCTGGTGGCGATGTTTACCCAGCGCACGCTGGAGTTTGCGGCGTTCCCCACCATCCTGCTGTTCTCCACCTTACTGCGACTCTCGCTGAACGTGGCATCCACGCGCGTTATCTTGCTGGATGGGCATACCGGTGGTGCCGCAGCGGGTCGGGTTATCGAAGCGTTTGGTCACTTCTTGGTAGGCGGTAACTTTGCCATCGGCATCGTGGTCTTCATCATTTTGGTGCTGATAAACTTCATGGTTATCACCAAGGGTGCGGGGCGTATTGCTGAAGTTGGGGCTCGCTTTGTTTTAGACGGTATGCCGGGCAAACAGATGGCGATTGACGCCGATCTTAACGCCGGTTTGATTGGTGAAGATGAGGCGAAAAAACGCCGCTCCGAAGTGACGCAGGAAGCCGACTTCTACGGTTCCATGGACGGTGCGAGTAAATTCGTGCGCGGTGATGCGGTTGCGGGGCTGATGATCATGGCGCTCAACGTGGTTGGCGGACTGCTGGTGGGGGTTATTCAGCACGGTATGCCCGTTGGGCAAGCGGCGGAAACCTACACCTTGCTGACCATCGGTGACGGGCTGGTTGCGCAGATCCCTGCGCTGGTTATCTCCACCGCGGCGGGTGTGATCGTGACGCGCGTCAGTACCGATCAAGACGTTGGCGAGCAGATGGTGAACCAGCTGTTTAGCAATCCACGCGTCATGATTTTAAGTGCTTCGGTGCTCGGGCTATTGGGCCTTGTTCCGGGGATGCCAAATCTGGTGTTCCTGCTATTTACCGCAGCATTACTGGGTATTGCCTATTGGATCAGCAAGCGAGAAGGGCGCGCGGCACCTTCGCAGGCAGAGCAAGCCATCCCTGAAGCGCCACCGGTAGTCGAAGCCACGTGGGAAGATGTCCAGCTTGAAGATCCGCTGGGTCTGGAGGTGGGCTATCGCCTGATCCCAATGGTCGATTTCCAACAAAACGGCGAATTGCTCGGGCGTATCCGCAGCATTCGTAAGAAGTTTGCACAAACCATGGGCTTTTTACCGCCGGTGGTACATATCCGTGACAATCTGGAGCTCAGTCCGTCAGGCTATCGTATTCTGCTCAAAGGGATTGAAGCGGGACGCGGTGAGGCACATCCGGGCCGCTGGTTGGCGATTAATCCGGGCAGCGCGGCGGGCACCTTAGAAGGCGAAGCCACGGTCGATCCGGCGTTCGGTCTGCCTGCTATTTGGATTGATAACGCCCTGCGTGAACAAGCGCAGATTCAAGGCTTCACCGTGGTCGAAGCCAGCACGGTAGTGGCAACGCACCTCAACCACTTGGTTGGAAATCATGCCAGCGAACTGTTTGGTCGCCAAGAAGCCCAGCAGCTGTTAGAGCGCGTTACGCAGGAAATGCCTAAGCTGACCGACGATCTGATCCCGGGCACCGTCACCCTCACGACGTTGCACAAAGTTCTGCAAAATCTACTGGCGGAAAAAGTCTCAATCCGCGATATGCGTACGATCATTGAAACGCTGTCTGAACATGCGCCAACGCAAAGCGATCCTTATGAGTTGACGTCGGTGATCCGCGTGGCGCTAGGCCGTGCGATTACTCAACAGTGGTTCCCAGGCGAAGGCGAGATTCAAGTCATTGGTTTGGACACGCCGCTTGAGCGCTTGTTATTACAGGCATTACAAGGCGGTGGTGGTTTAGAACCCGGTTTGGCCGATCGCTTATTAGAGCAGGCGCAACAGGCATTGCAGCGTCAGGAATTGCTCGGCGCACCGCCGGTATTGCTGGTCAACCACGCGCTGCGCCCACTGCTCGCGCGTTTCTTGCACCGTTCGTTGCCTCAGTTGGTGGTATTGTCAAATATGGAAATCAGCGACAACCGCCAGATACGAATGACGTCAACCATTGGTTCAGCATAA
- the flgM gene encoding flagellar biosynthesis anti-sigma factor FlgM, with translation MSIDRTHSLSGVSPIQPREASEIQQQKRKEAASQPAVDGAQVKLSDAQSRLMQPNGQDINVERVEALKLAIRNGELSMDTGKIADALLQDTHDLLKSND, from the coding sequence ATGAGCATAGATCGCACCCATTCGCTGAGCGGTGTAAGCCCGATTCAGCCAAGAGAAGCATCCGAAATTCAGCAACAGAAACGCAAAGAGGCAGCCAGCCAACCTGCGGTTGACGGCGCACAGGTTAAATTAAGCGATGCGCAGTCACGCTTGATGCAGCCTAACGGCCAAGATATCAACGTTGAACGCGTTGAAGCGTTGAAGCTGGCTATCCGCAACGGCGAGTTGAGCATGGATACCGGAAAAATTGCCGACGCGCTGTTGCAGGACACCCACGATTTACTGAAATCAAACGACTGA
- the flgA gene encoding flagellar basal body P-ring formation chaperone FlgA, which yields MRFGSLKPLFILNAALLGGGFLPAAQAASALEEGLHQFFSQQYSAVNQQVNVNIRSPQSQWPKCEMPQFSMPSSARRWGTVSVLAQCPQDKRYLQVEVQVTGEYPVAQSPLTRGQHISPADFKMTQGRLDKLPAGSIMEISQLDSAVLTRDLAAGQTVTASMIRRSWIIKAGQSVQILAQGDGFNVTSEGKALNNAAIADSVRVRLASGQIITGKATEQGSITLLM from the coding sequence ATGCGTTTTGGCTCATTAAAACCGCTGTTCATCCTGAATGCTGCCCTATTAGGGGGGGGATTCTTGCCAGCCGCTCAGGCGGCATCAGCGCTTGAAGAAGGGTTACACCAATTTTTTAGCCAGCAATACAGCGCTGTGAATCAGCAGGTAAACGTCAATATTCGATCTCCTCAGTCACAATGGCCGAAGTGTGAAATGCCACAGTTTTCCATGCCCTCTTCTGCACGTCGCTGGGGAACCGTGAGCGTGCTTGCCCAATGTCCGCAGGATAAACGCTATTTGCAGGTTGAAGTTCAAGTGACGGGGGAATACCCCGTTGCTCAATCTCCGTTGACGCGCGGGCAGCATATCAGCCCAGCGGATTTTAAAATGACGCAGGGACGTTTGGATAAGCTTCCGGCGGGCAGCATTATGGAAATAAGCCAGCTCGACAGCGCGGTATTAACGCGTGATTTAGCCGCAGGCCAAACGGTCACCGCATCAATGATCCGCCGTTCATGGATAATCAAAGCGGGACAGTCGGTGCAGATTTTGGCTCAGGGAGACGGCTTCAACGTCACCAGCGAAGGGAAAGCACTCAACAATGCGGCTATCGCCGACAGCGTTCGGGTTCGGCTAGCATCAGGGCAAATTATCACCGGTAAGGCCACCGAGCAGGGCTCAATAACGCTGTTAATGTAA